From Streptomyces sp. SAI-135:
TGCCCGAGGCCTTCACCGTGCACCCCGGCACCACCCGCCGCATCACCGTGGAGATATCGGTTTCCGACTGTTCGGGCCTGCCACTGAATGCCGACCTACCTTTTCTCGACGTAACGCTCCGTAACGCGCGCGCAATACAGCATCACAGCTTCATCTTCGGCCGGGCGTACTCCCGCGACCTTTTCCGGCTTCTCCGGGGCGCCTGCGCCGCGACACCGCCGCCACAGCCCGCACGGCCAACCGGAAGTGCAGGTTCTCAAAATGCGGACTGAGGGAGTAATCCACCAAACCGGCTGAGAGCCCCCTCCACGGAAGCCCCGCATCCATCACGTCATAACAAGAAAGTCACAAGCCAGTGCACAGCGATGCCGCTGCCCGCAAACCGGGCTTAGAGTCACGGCCAGTCACCGCTCCATCGGGAGTTCGGTAAAGCGCGGGCACCAGCCGCACCCACGAGGGCGCGCGTGCCTGCGGAAAGGACTGATTGTGCGACGTTCCATGGTGATCCTGACCTCCGTCATGGCGACGGGGGCTCTCACACTCACCGCCTGCGGCTCCCGAGACGACAAGGGCGGCGACAGCGACAACGGGGGTGGCACCACCCTCACCATCGGCGTGGACGCCCCGCTGTCCGGAGAGAACTCCACCACCGGTCTCGGAATCCAGTACGGCGCCCAGATCGCCGTCGACGACGCCAACAAGAACAAGCTCGTCCCCGGCGTCACCTTCAAACTGAAGGCCTTCGACGACAAGGCGCAGCCCGCCACCGGCCAGTCCAACGCCACCACCATCACCGGTGACAAGACCGCCGTCGGCGCCGTCGGCCCCCTGAACTCCGGCGTCGCCCAGTCGATGCAGCAGGTGTTCGCCTCGGCCAACATGGTCCAGATCTCCCCCTCGAACACCAACCCCGAGCTGACCCAGGGCAAGAACTGGCAGACGGACAAGAAGCGGCCGTACAAGACGTACTTCCGCACCGCCACCACCGACGAGCTCCAGGGCAGCTTCGCCGCCGACTACGCGTTCAACGGCCTCAAGAAGAAGAAGGTCTTCGTCGTCGACGACAAGCAGACCTACGGCGCCGGCCTCGCGAAGATCTTCACCGAGCAGTTCAAGAAGCTCGGCGGCACCGTGGTCGGCTCCGACCACATCAACACCGGCGACAAGGACTTCGGCTCCCTCGTCACCAAGATCAAGAACGCCAAGGCGGACCTGCTCTACTACGGTGGCCAGTACGACGAGTCCTCCCTGATCACCAAGCAGATGAAGGACGGCGGAGTCAAGATCCCGCTGTTCGGCGGCGACGGCATGTTCGCCTCCACCTACATCGAGACCGCGGGCGCGGCCTCCGAGGGCGACCTCGCCACCGCCGTCGGCGTCCCCGCCGACACCCTGCCCGCCGCCAAGACGTTCATCGAGACGTACAAGTCCAAGGGCTACAAGGGCGACTACGGCGCCTACGGCGCGTACTCCTACGACGCCACCACCGCCATCATCAAGGCCGTGAAGGCCGCCGTCGACGCCAACGACGGCAAGGTCCCCAGCGACATCAACGCCCTGCGCTCCTCCGTCGTCGACGGCGTCCAGAAGTCCGACTTCGAGGGCATCTCCGGCAAGGTCGCCTTCGACCAGTACGGCGACACCACCAACAAGCAGCTGACCGTCTACCAGGTCACCAAGGGTGCGTGGAAGGCTGTGAAGACCGGCACCGCCGACCTCGGCTAGTCAGGCCCCAGCAGCAACAGCACCACCACGGGCCGCGCGGGAGGGGACCCCGACCGCGCGGCCCTTGCCACACCCCACCCCAGCACGCGATATGTGCACACGACCACCAGCGACAATGGAGGCCACGCGGTGAACACCCTGCCGCAGCAGCTGGCCAACGGGCTGCTTCTGGGCTCGATGTACGGGCTGATCGCCATCGGCTACACGATGGTGTACGGCATCGTCCAGCTCATCAACTTCGCGCACGGCGAGATCTTCATGACCGGCGCCTTCGGCGCCTTCACGGTCTACTTCTACATACTGCCCGACGGCACCTCGATGGCCCTCGCCGTCCCCCTGATGCTGATCGGCGGCGGCATCGTCGCCATCCTCATCGCCGTCGGAGCGGAACGGTTCGCCTACCGGCCCCTGCGCGGAGCCCCACGGCTCGCACCGCTCATCACCGCGATCGGTCTCTCCCTGGCCCTCCAGGAAGTCGTCCGCAACTTCTACCCCCGCGCCGACCGCGCCGTCGCCTTCCCCGGCCTCGACGCCACCCACGACATCGGCTCCGTCACCATCAAGGACGCCGACATCTTCCTCGTCGTCGCCGCGATCGTCTGCATGTCCGCCCTCGCCTTCTTCGTCCGCAAGTCCCGCACCGGCCGCGCCATGCAGGCCACCGCACAGGACCCGGACACCGCACAGCTCATGGGCATCGACACCAACCGCATCATCGTCATCGCCTTCGCCATCGGCGGCTTCTTCGCCGCCGTCGCCGCCGTCGCCTACGGCATGAAATA
This genomic window contains:
- a CDS encoding branched-chain amino acid ABC transporter substrate-binding protein, with the protein product MVILTSVMATGALTLTACGSRDDKGGDSDNGGGTTLTIGVDAPLSGENSTTGLGIQYGAQIAVDDANKNKLVPGVTFKLKAFDDKAQPATGQSNATTITGDKTAVGAVGPLNSGVAQSMQQVFASANMVQISPSNTNPELTQGKNWQTDKKRPYKTYFRTATTDELQGSFAADYAFNGLKKKKVFVVDDKQTYGAGLAKIFTEQFKKLGGTVVGSDHINTGDKDFGSLVTKIKNAKADLLYYGGQYDESSLITKQMKDGGVKIPLFGGDGMFASTYIETAGAASEGDLATAVGVPADTLPAAKTFIETYKSKGYKGDYGAYGAYSYDATTAIIKAVKAAVDANDGKVPSDINALRSSVVDGVQKSDFEGISGKVAFDQYGDTTNKQLTVYQVTKGAWKAVKTGTADLG
- a CDS encoding branched-chain amino acid ABC transporter permease; the encoded protein is MNTLPQQLANGLLLGSMYGLIAIGYTMVYGIVQLINFAHGEIFMTGAFGAFTVYFYILPDGTSMALAVPLMLIGGGIVAILIAVGAERFAYRPLRGAPRLAPLITAIGLSLALQEVVRNFYPRADRAVAFPGLDATHDIGSVTIKDADIFLVVAAIVCMSALAFFVRKSRTGRAMQATAQDPDTAQLMGIDTNRIIVIAFAIGGFFAAVAAVAYGMKYGSIDYRMGFLMGLKAFTAAVLGGIGNIYGAMLGGLVLGVAETLASAYIDDIPGMHLFGGGSWKDVWAFCLLILVLLVRPQGLLGERVADRA